In Desulfotignum phosphitoxidans DSM 13687, a single window of DNA contains:
- a CDS encoding lytic transglycosylase domain-containing protein has protein sequence MTRLIFFFWAALWLMLPGPVHSDIYRYVDKDGVVHFTNTPTSPEYVLYMREHKKNDLRLTDPDRYDDLIRHAADQHGVPFSLIKAVIRVESAFKPTAVSPKGAKGLMQIMPVNFSSLSVTDPFDPSQNIMAGTRYLKQMLARYQQQIPLALAAYNAGPDAVDRYRQIPPFKETREYVRKVMALYNRYNQA, from the coding sequence ATGACCCGGCTCATATTTTTTTTCTGGGCCGCCCTCTGGCTGATGCTTCCCGGACCCGTACACAGTGATATCTATCGATATGTGGACAAGGACGGGGTCGTGCATTTTACCAACACCCCGACTTCACCGGAATATGTGCTTTACATGCGGGAACATAAAAAAAATGATCTCCGTTTGACAGATCCGGACCGCTATGATGATCTGATCCGCCATGCCGCAGACCAGCACGGGGTGCCTTTTTCCCTGATCAAAGCCGTGATCCGGGTGGAATCCGCATTCAAACCAACGGCCGTCTCCCCCAAAGGGGCCAAAGGACTGATGCAGATCATGCCGGTAAATTTTTCGTCTCTGTCTGTGACGGATCCCTTTGATCCGTCCCAGAATATCATGGCCGGCACCCGGTATTTAAAACAGATGCTGGCGCGGTATCAGCAGCAGATTCCCCTGGCCCTGGCCGCTTACAATGCCGGACCCGATGCCGTGGACAGATACAGGCAGATCCCCCCGTTCAAAGAGACCCGGGAATATGTGCGCAAGGTGATGGCGTTGTACAACCGGTATAACCAGGCATAA
- a CDS encoding UvrD-helicase domain-containing protein, whose translation MAFFSDLHIHSKYSRATARNLDLENIYHAAQVKGITVVGTGDFTHPAWVKEIESSLEPAEPGLFVLKKPLADKIDAQLPGSCRNPVRFMLQVEISNIYKKAGRVRKNHNIIYFPDLASVKKFNARLDAIGNISSDGRPILGLDARDLLEIMLEVNDQGFLVPAHIWTPWFSMFGSKSGFDHIDECFEDLAPHIFAVETGLSSDPPMNWRVADLDHVRLMSNSDAHSPGYLGRNASVFNTKLDYFAMKKSLETLDLEGYQGTLDMYPDQGKYHFDGHRKCRVCLDPDETARVDGICPVCGRPLTLGVLHRVRELAERPVGFVPENRHGYTSIIPLADMLSDIFQVGPKTKKVTRYFDKAIQALGPELDILTQYSYDRIQTAGVPLLAEAVKRMRTGRIHVSPGHDGEYGKVQVFTPDELARFKGDRPLKMTLGGTPIEKAGIPEQAVAPQGSPAESTLPEQSRATAVSSSRPVLSSPNVAQDPEPGILTGLNESQHRAVTSAASAILITAGPGTGKTRTLTARIAYLLTENQVSPDRILALTFTNKAAKEIQERIQTVGPQGGSCVTAATFHGFCLSMLMAHDDLTDRLLEEDTRKELLKAALVQVTKKTTGQSRLADDMDLQISLCKQRLLGPEDDLSDAGPDPVLLKQVYAAYQQKMQDHGGMDFEDLIVRFYQLLIRSEPVRTLVQERFAHIFVDEYQDLNFGQYELVKLLAQHSRVFVIGDPDQSIYGFRGSDHRFFHRFASDYPGCEQIVLTRNYRSTQTILDASFQLMSKSRPDPGTQKIYSQVNGSRKLIIKETATETAEAVAVGKMIENMMGGMSLDAINARKNEDGEDTSYGFSDFAVLYRTRRQGDVFANVFQKHGIPFQSADRKAGFDRPQIQLLLSFFRLMTRRASARDVQGLSTHFQSQVPSETRQIRPERILGPVWDPVRDKPGHEQLAVMARFLKIEKTISRDPLAAAAYDRIQALARVYDDPDEFMNRLALDQDSDLLANGVEKVSLLTMHAAKGLEFPVVFVAGCEQGVIPFARTGGACDNPAEERRLFYVAMTRAKDLLCLTHARKRQMFGVRRKMQPSIFLTDIEARLTRQETLGRAVPDKKQPVQLELF comes from the coding sequence ATGGCTTTTTTTTCAGACCTTCACATTCATTCAAAGTATTCCCGGGCCACGGCCCGGAACCTGGATTTGGAAAACATCTACCACGCGGCCCAGGTGAAAGGCATTACCGTTGTGGGAACCGGGGATTTTACCCACCCGGCCTGGGTAAAAGAGATCGAATCCAGTCTGGAACCGGCGGAGCCCGGTCTGTTTGTATTGAAAAAACCGCTGGCGGACAAAATCGATGCCCAATTGCCGGGTTCCTGCCGGAATCCCGTGCGTTTCATGCTCCAGGTGGAGATTTCCAATATCTATAAAAAAGCCGGCCGGGTCCGCAAAAATCATAATATCATCTATTTTCCGGATTTGGCCAGTGTAAAAAAATTTAATGCCCGGCTGGATGCCATCGGCAATATCTCTTCGGACGGCCGTCCCATTCTGGGACTGGATGCCAGAGATCTGCTGGAAATCATGCTGGAAGTCAATGACCAGGGATTTCTGGTACCGGCCCATATCTGGACCCCGTGGTTTTCCATGTTTGGTTCCAAATCCGGATTTGATCACATTGACGAGTGTTTCGAAGATCTGGCCCCCCATATTTTTGCCGTGGAAACCGGTTTGTCTTCGGATCCGCCCATGAACTGGCGGGTGGCGGATCTGGACCATGTCCGGCTCATGTCCAATTCCGATGCCCATTCGCCCGGGTATCTGGGCCGCAATGCCAGTGTGTTCAACACAAAGCTGGATTATTTTGCCATGAAAAAATCCCTGGAAACCCTGGATCTGGAAGGATATCAAGGGACCCTGGATATGTATCCGGACCAGGGGAAATACCATTTTGACGGTCACCGGAAATGCCGTGTGTGTCTGGATCCGGATGAGACCGCCCGGGTGGACGGCATCTGTCCGGTTTGCGGCCGCCCGCTGACCCTGGGGGTGCTTCACCGGGTCCGGGAACTGGCAGAACGGCCTGTGGGGTTTGTCCCGGAAAACCGGCATGGATATACCAGTATCATCCCGCTGGCAGACATGCTGTCCGATATTTTTCAGGTGGGGCCCAAAACCAAGAAAGTCACCCGATATTTTGACAAGGCCATCCAGGCCCTGGGACCGGAACTGGACATCCTGACCCAATATTCCTATGACCGGATCCAAACGGCCGGAGTGCCGCTGCTGGCCGAAGCCGTGAAGCGGATGCGGACGGGGCGGATTCACGTGTCTCCGGGACATGACGGAGAATACGGCAAGGTCCAGGTGTTTACACCGGATGAACTGGCACGGTTCAAAGGGGATCGGCCGTTGAAAATGACCCTGGGGGGTACCCCCATTGAAAAGGCCGGGATCCCTGAACAAGCCGTTGCTCCGCAGGGCAGTCCGGCTGAGTCGACATTGCCAGAACAAAGTCGCGCGACAGCGGTTTCATCATCCAGGCCGGTACTGTCTTCACCCAACGTCGCACAAGATCCGGAACCGGGAATTCTGACGGGATTGAATGAATCCCAGCACCGGGCCGTGACATCTGCGGCATCCGCCATTTTGATCACTGCCGGCCCGGGCACGGGAAAGACCCGGACCCTCACGGCCCGGATCGCGTATCTGCTCACGGAAAACCAGGTATCACCCGACCGGATCCTGGCATTGACGTTTACCAACAAAGCGGCAAAAGAGATCCAGGAACGGATTCAAACCGTGGGGCCCCAAGGCGGATCCTGTGTGACGGCGGCCACATTCCACGGGTTCTGTCTGTCCATGCTCATGGCCCATGATGATCTCACGGACCGGCTTTTGGAAGAAGATACCCGAAAAGAACTGTTGAAAGCCGCCCTGGTACAGGTCACGAAGAAAACAACCGGGCAGTCCCGGCTGGCCGATGACATGGATTTGCAGATCAGTTTGTGCAAACAGCGGCTGCTGGGGCCTGAGGATGATCTGTCTGACGCCGGGCCGGACCCGGTATTGCTCAAACAGGTGTATGCGGCGTATCAGCAGAAAATGCAGGATCACGGGGGCATGGATTTCGAAGATCTCATTGTTCGGTTTTATCAGCTGCTTATCCGGTCTGAACCGGTCCGCACCCTGGTTCAGGAACGGTTCGCCCATATTTTTGTGGATGAATACCAGGATTTGAACTTTGGGCAGTATGAACTGGTCAAACTGCTGGCACAGCACAGCCGTGTGTTTGTCATCGGTGATCCGGATCAGTCCATTTACGGCTTCAGGGGATCGGACCATCGGTTTTTCCATCGGTTTGCCAGCGACTATCCCGGGTGTGAACAGATTGTCCTCACCCGGAACTACCGGTCCACCCAGACGATTTTAGACGCATCCTTTCAACTGATGTCAAAATCCCGGCCTGATCCGGGTACCCAGAAAATTTATTCCCAGGTGAACGGGTCCCGGAAACTGATCATCAAGGAGACGGCCACAGAAACCGCTGAAGCCGTGGCTGTGGGGAAAATGATTGAAAACATGATGGGCGGGATGTCTCTGGATGCCATCAACGCCCGGAAAAATGAAGACGGTGAAGATACGTCGTATGGATTTTCCGATTTTGCCGTGCTGTACCGCACCCGGCGCCAGGGCGATGTCTTTGCCAACGTATTTCAAAAACATGGGATTCCGTTTCAGTCTGCCGACCGTAAAGCCGGTTTTGACCGCCCACAGATCCAGCTGCTGCTGAGCTTTTTCCGGCTGATGACCCGGCGGGCAAGCGCCCGGGATGTCCAGGGCCTGTCCACGCATTTCCAGTCCCAGGTCCCCTCGGAAACCAGACAGATCCGGCCGGAAAGAATTCTGGGACCGGTGTGGGATCCGGTCCGGGACAAACCCGGTCATGAACAGCTGGCCGTGATGGCCCGGTTTCTGAAAATAGAAAAAACCATCTCCAGGGATCCGCTGGCCGCCGCAGCCTATGACCGGATCCAGGCACTGGCCCGGGTTTATGATGATCCGGATGAATTCATGAACCGGCTGGCCCTGGACCAGGATTCAGACCTGCTGGCCAACGGGGTGGAAAAAGTGTCTCTTCTGACCATGCATGCAGCCAAGGGACTGGAGTTTCCCGTGGTGTTCGTGGCCGGGTGTGAACAGGGCGTGATTCCGTTTGCCCGGACCGGGGGGGCCTGTGACAATCCGGCGGAAGAACGCCGGCTGTTCTATGTGGCCATGACCCGGGCCAAAGACCTGCTCTGCCTGACCCATGCCCGGAAAAGACAGATGTTCGGAGTTCGCCGGAAAATGCAGCCCTCGATTTTTCTCACAGACATTGAGGCCCGTTTGACCCGTCAGGAAACTTTGGGCCGGGCCGTGCCGGACAAAAAACAACCGGTTCAGCTGGAGCTGTTCTGA
- the galU gene encoding UTP--glucose-1-phosphate uridylyltransferase GalU translates to MKIKKAVFPVAGLGTRFIPATKAMAKEMLPVVDKPLIQYAVEEAFQAGIEQIIFVTGRGKKALEDHFDRSFEIEIALEQKKKTDLLKQIRELVPPTGTIIYTRQHEPLGLGHAIWCARDIVGDEPFAVLLADDLIQTDKPVLSEMIKKFDRLRASMAAIMEVPRDQTDKYGILDATEVEQDIFRVNDMVEKPAPDQAPSNLAIIGRYILMPKIFELLGKKNKGAGDEIQLTDAMKTLLQEQPIFGYKFHGNRFDCGDKVGFQMANLAFALERPDMKDRLVEFIKSIRIGC, encoded by the coding sequence ATGAAAATAAAAAAAGCGGTTTTCCCGGTAGCGGGACTGGGCACCCGGTTCATACCGGCCACCAAGGCCATGGCCAAAGAAATGCTTCCCGTGGTGGACAAACCCTTGATCCAGTATGCCGTGGAAGAAGCGTTCCAGGCAGGCATCGAACAGATTATCTTTGTGACGGGCCGGGGGAAGAAAGCCCTGGAAGATCATTTTGACCGTTCATTTGAAATCGAAATCGCTCTGGAACAAAAGAAAAAAACAGACCTGCTCAAGCAGATCCGGGAACTGGTGCCGCCGACGGGCACCATCATATACACCCGTCAGCACGAGCCCTTAGGGCTGGGACATGCCATCTGGTGTGCCAGGGATATTGTGGGGGATGAGCCCTTTGCCGTGCTGCTGGCCGATGACCTGATCCAGACGGACAAACCCGTGCTGTCGGAAATGATCAAAAAATTCGACCGGTTGAGGGCCTCCATGGCAGCGATCATGGAAGTGCCCCGGGACCAGACGGACAAATACGGGATACTGGATGCCACGGAGGTGGAACAAGATATTTTCCGGGTCAATGACATGGTGGAAAAACCGGCACCGGATCAGGCCCCGTCCAATCTGGCCATTATCGGCCGGTATATTCTGATGCCCAAAATTTTTGAGCTGCTGGGGAAAAAAAACAAAGGGGCCGGAGACGAGATTCAGCTCACGGATGCCATGAAAACCCTGCTCCAGGAACAGCCCATTTTCGGATATAAATTTCATGGAAACCGGTTTGACTGCGGGGACAAGGTGGGGTTTCAGATGGCCAACCTGGCCTTTGCCCTGGAACGGCCCGACATGAAAGACCGGCTGGTGGAATTCATCAAATCGATCCGGATCGGTTGCTGA